The following proteins are encoded in a genomic region of Hoeflea phototrophica DFL-43:
- a CDS encoding amidohydrolase family protein, with product MKIDAHQHFWNPARGDYDWMPMDNEILARPYAPADLMPHLADYGIDATILVQAAATVHETEYMLGIADATPFVAGVVGWVDFENPADLEVLKRLSKHPKFKGVRPMIQDIPDVNWMLRDDVQWAFRAICELDLTFDALGFPPHLDNFLTILKRYPDMRAVIDHCMKPQIRDHSADNFRFWADGMARLAQETRTCCKFSALVTEANPGWIVEDLKPYADHVVSAFGADRVMWGSDWPVCRLAASYEAWHTAAEALTIGLTASEKTEIYGGTAARFYRIDG from the coding sequence ATGAAGATCGACGCGCATCAGCATTTCTGGAACCCTGCCCGCGGTGACTACGACTGGATGCCGATGGACAATGAGATCCTGGCGCGTCCCTACGCGCCGGCTGACCTCATGCCGCATCTGGCGGACTACGGTATCGACGCCACCATCCTGGTGCAGGCTGCCGCCACCGTGCACGAGACCGAATACATGCTCGGCATAGCCGATGCCACGCCCTTCGTCGCCGGTGTCGTTGGCTGGGTGGACTTCGAAAACCCTGCTGATCTCGAAGTGCTCAAACGCTTGTCGAAACATCCGAAATTCAAGGGCGTGCGCCCGATGATCCAGGACATTCCGGATGTGAACTGGATGCTCAGGGACGATGTCCAATGGGCCTTCCGCGCGATTTGCGAACTCGATCTGACTTTCGACGCGCTCGGCTTTCCGCCACATCTCGACAATTTCCTGACCATCCTCAAACGCTATCCGGACATGAGAGCGGTCATCGATCATTGCATGAAGCCGCAGATCCGCGATCACTCCGCGGACAATTTTCGCTTCTGGGCCGACGGTATGGCACGCCTGGCTCAGGAAACCAGAACCTGCTGCAAGTTCTCGGCGTTGGTCACAGAGGCCAACCCGGGCTGGATCGTTGAGGATCTCAAACCCTATGCCGATCATGTTGTTTCGGCCTTTGGTGCTGATCGGGTGATGTGGGGCTCGGACTGGCCGGTCTGCCGCCTGGCAGCAAGCTATGAGGCCTGGCACACCGCAGCCGAAGCTCTCACGATCGGGCTCACCGCGTCAGAAAAGACCGAAATCTATGGCGGCACGGCGGCACGCTTCTACCGGATCGATGGCTGA
- a CDS encoding ribokinase, whose product MSVFVCGSLHYDVVVDAPHLPRLDETVAGAAVNYIMGGKGGNQAVAAARMGARTAFAGRIGDDPSGAALLKGLMDAGVETGQVQRDSGASGMSVAIVEPDGGYGAVIVSAANLNVDPGLIDMPADANVVLLQNEVPEAVNLAVALKGRSIGASVVLNAAPARPMGPELLGVIDILVVNRVEAADLLAITEANLDPLAAAQALTKLGPRSVIVTLGGGGLVLHDGGTAVHHPGHRVVVVSTHGAGDAFLGALAAAHSRGEGLAEAARFGQAAAALHVSTPIAQRDAITRQKADALMAQPSIR is encoded by the coding sequence GTGAGCGTCTTTGTCTGCGGATCGCTGCATTATGATGTGGTGGTCGACGCGCCCCATCTGCCAAGGCTCGATGAGACGGTCGCGGGAGCTGCAGTCAACTACATCATGGGCGGCAAGGGCGGCAATCAGGCGGTTGCGGCGGCGCGCATGGGGGCAAGGACCGCGTTCGCAGGACGGATTGGCGATGACCCGTCCGGCGCAGCATTGCTCAAGGGCCTGATGGATGCGGGCGTCGAGACAGGCCAGGTGCAACGCGACAGCGGCGCATCGGGAATGAGTGTCGCCATCGTCGAGCCGGATGGCGGCTATGGCGCGGTGATCGTTTCGGCGGCCAACCTCAACGTAGACCCTGGCCTGATCGACATGCCCGCCGATGCAAACGTCGTGCTGCTGCAGAATGAAGTGCCCGAAGCGGTCAATCTTGCTGTGGCGCTCAAGGGCCGAAGCATCGGTGCAAGCGTCGTGCTGAATGCCGCGCCGGCCCGCCCGATGGGACCGGAGCTGCTGGGCGTGATCGACATTCTGGTGGTCAACCGTGTCGAAGCAGCGGATCTCCTGGCCATCACGGAAGCCAACCTTGATCCGCTTGCAGCGGCGCAGGCCCTGACCAAGCTGGGACCGCGCTCGGTAATTGTGACCCTGGGGGGCGGTGGTCTCGTTCTCCATGACGGAGGCACGGCGGTGCACCATCCGGGGCATCGGGTCGTTGTGGTGTCGACCCATGGGGCGGGAGATGCGTTTCTGGGCGCTCTGGCGGCCGCCCATTCTCGTGGTGAAGGCCTTGCGGAAGCGGCGCGCTTTGGTCAGGCCGCAGCGGCGTTGCACGTGTCGACGCCCATCGCTCAGCGCGACGCCATCACCCGCCAAAAGGCCGACGCGCTGATGGCTCAGCCATCGATCCGGTAG
- a CDS encoding TIM barrel protein: MPDLPNRPRYAARLNAFKTGLDGKPTAADMIARAAQVKGLDAADLNYPDHFADHSPQALSEILSGNGMALNGLAMRYYTDPGFRLGAFTNPDPKVRQAALDITKRGLDALAAMGGKVMTLWMGQDGVDYSFQGDYVRMWDDTISAVQAVADHNRDLEVAIEYKPNEPRAYALMPDIGTTLLAIREANRPNLGVTLDFAHVLYADEIPAHSARLIERHSKLLGVHLNDGYGKRDDGLMVGSVHPVQTVELFVELDRMGYDGVIYFDTFPDHGGLDPCAEARANIMMAERLRAVASSLTDNADLAEAIARQDATASLGFVANALYGPQK, encoded by the coding sequence ATGCCCGACCTGCCCAATCGCCCGCGCTACGCCGCCAGGCTCAATGCTTTCAAGACCGGGCTGGATGGCAAGCCAACCGCAGCGGACATGATTGCCCGCGCCGCCCAGGTGAAGGGGCTGGATGCCGCAGATCTCAATTACCCCGACCATTTCGCAGATCACTCGCCACAGGCGCTGTCGGAAATCCTGTCCGGAAACGGCATGGCGCTCAACGGGCTGGCGATGCGCTATTACACCGATCCGGGCTTCCGGCTCGGCGCCTTCACCAACCCGGATCCGAAGGTACGTCAGGCGGCGCTCGACATTACCAAACGCGGGCTGGATGCGCTTGCTGCAATGGGCGGCAAGGTGATGACCTTGTGGATGGGACAGGACGGTGTCGATTACTCGTTCCAGGGTGATTACGTCAGGATGTGGGACGATACGATTTCGGCGGTCCAGGCCGTCGCAGACCACAATCGCGATCTCGAGGTCGCCATCGAATACAAACCCAACGAGCCGCGTGCCTACGCGCTGATGCCCGACATCGGCACCACGCTGCTGGCAATCCGTGAAGCCAACCGGCCAAATCTTGGCGTCACGCTGGATTTCGCCCATGTGCTTTATGCCGACGAAATTCCGGCCCATTCAGCCCGGCTTATCGAGCGGCACTCGAAGCTTCTGGGCGTGCACCTGAATGACGGCTACGGCAAGCGTGATGACGGGCTGATGGTCGGCTCGGTTCATCCGGTGCAGACTGTGGAGCTGTTCGTCGAGCTTGATCGCATGGGCTATGACGGGGTGATCTATTTCGACACCTTCCCCGATCATGGCGGGCTTGACCCCTGCGCCGAGGCCCGCGCCAACATCATGATGGCCGAGCGGCTGAGAGCCGTCGCATCGAGCCTGACGGACAATGCCGATTTGGCGGAAGCCATCGCCCGGCAGGACGCAACTGCGTCTCTCGGCTTTGTCGCGAACGCGCTTTACGGACCGCAGAAGTGA
- a CDS encoding GntR family transcriptional regulator has protein sequence MNPRPALPRLDEFPGSLAQKVYMSLKQAILSLTFRPGEIMQKPEICAELGVSRSPVAEAVARLSAEGLVNVVPQAGTFVAKFSMNEIREGAFLREALELAAIEVVAKTIAEEQLVLLRRNLRIQQALMEDGDIAGFYQMDAKMHELILSFTNYKRLAVLADTAWVHVNRARQLNLPAPGRIEATLEEHKAIVAALEAHDPEAARAATQYHLSQLITFLEPLVHSHPELFDNS, from the coding sequence ATGAATCCACGACCTGCCCTGCCGCGCCTTGACGAGTTTCCGGGGTCGCTTGCCCAAAAGGTCTACATGTCGCTCAAGCAGGCGATCCTGTCGCTGACCTTCCGGCCGGGCGAAATCATGCAGAAACCCGAGATCTGCGCCGAGCTCGGCGTGTCGCGGTCACCGGTTGCCGAAGCCGTGGCGCGGCTGTCCGCCGAGGGCCTGGTCAATGTGGTGCCACAGGCTGGCACATTCGTCGCCAAGTTCTCGATGAACGAGATCCGGGAAGGCGCTTTCCTGCGCGAGGCGCTGGAACTGGCGGCCATCGAGGTTGTCGCCAAGACGATCGCCGAGGAGCAACTGGTGTTGCTCAGGCGCAATCTCAGGATCCAGCAAGCCCTGATGGAGGATGGCGACATCGCCGGCTTCTATCAGATGGACGCCAAGATGCATGAGCTGATCCTGTCGTTCACCAACTACAAGCGGCTGGCCGTGCTGGCGGACACCGCCTGGGTTCATGTCAATCGCGCCCGGCAGCTTAACCTGCCCGCGCCAGGACGTATCGAAGCCACGCTCGAGGAACACAAGGCAATCGTCGCCGCTCTTGAAGCCCATGATCCGGAAGCCGCACGGGCGGCCACACAGTATCATCTGAGCCAACTGATCACGTTTCTTGAGCCGCTGGTCCATTCGCATCCGGAATTGTTCGACAACAGCTAA
- a CDS encoding UxaA family hydrolase — MTTQLNAAIRLNPDDNIVIALKDLETGVQLPDLDRPLSQAVARGHKIAIRDIALGEKIVRYGQTIGVATSAIAPGEHVHVHNLGMGGHGADYAFSTQVHPLSVPAEQRHFMGYHRADGSVGTRNYLGILTSVNCSGSVARFIAEAVEKQGWLSEFENVDGVVPIVHGTGCGMSGNDEGYDTLFRTLQGYARNPNFAGILLLGLGCEVMQVPDLVGRGRMRTDSNFRYMTIQQSGGTRKTIERALEQLKEMAAAANKSARAPAGLEHLMVGMQCGGSDGYSGITANPALGAASDMLVAHGGTTILSETSEIYGAEHLLTRRAVTPQVGAKIVERIHWWEEYTARNGGQMDNNPSPGNKKGGLTTILEKSLGAVAKGGTAPLTQVYKFAEPVTERGFVFMDSPGYDPCSVTGQIASGANLVVFTTGRGSVSGYKPTPCIKLATNSEMYSRMSEDMDLNCGDIVSEGVSLEDKGREIFELFLRVASGEQTKSEELGFGGAEFVPWQMGAVM; from the coding sequence ATGACAACTCAACTCAACGCGGCGATTCGCCTAAACCCTGATGATAATATTGTCATTGCGCTCAAGGATCTCGAAACCGGCGTGCAGCTGCCGGATCTTGATCGGCCATTGTCACAGGCGGTGGCGCGCGGCCACAAGATCGCCATTCGCGACATCGCCCTCGGCGAGAAAATTGTTCGCTATGGCCAGACCATCGGCGTTGCCACATCCGCCATTGCGCCCGGAGAGCATGTGCATGTCCACAATCTCGGCATGGGCGGCCATGGCGCGGACTACGCTTTTTCAACCCAGGTCCACCCCTTGTCCGTACCGGCGGAGCAACGCCATTTCATGGGTTATCACCGGGCGGACGGATCGGTCGGCACCCGCAATTATCTCGGCATTTTGACTTCGGTGAACTGTTCGGGCTCGGTGGCGCGCTTCATCGCTGAGGCGGTGGAAAAGCAGGGCTGGTTGTCGGAGTTTGAGAATGTCGATGGCGTGGTGCCGATTGTGCACGGCACGGGGTGTGGCATGTCAGGCAACGACGAAGGCTATGACACCCTGTTCCGCACGCTTCAGGGCTATGCCCGCAATCCCAATTTCGCCGGCATCCTGCTCTTGGGGCTTGGCTGCGAGGTGATGCAGGTGCCCGATCTGGTGGGCCGCGGCCGGATGCGGACCGATAGCAATTTCCGCTACATGACGATCCAGCAATCAGGCGGCACCCGCAAGACCATCGAGCGCGCTTTGGAGCAACTCAAGGAGATGGCTGCGGCCGCCAACAAGAGCGCTCGTGCGCCCGCCGGCCTCGAACATCTGATGGTGGGCATGCAATGCGGCGGCTCCGACGGCTATTCCGGCATCACCGCCAATCCGGCACTGGGCGCGGCGTCGGACATGCTGGTTGCCCATGGCGGCACCACCATTCTGTCGGAAACCTCGGAGATCTATGGTGCCGAGCACCTGCTCACCCGCCGCGCGGTGACACCTCAGGTGGGCGCGAAGATCGTTGAGCGGATTCACTGGTGGGAGGAGTACACCGCCCGCAATGGCGGTCAGATGGACAACAATCCTTCGCCTGGCAACAAGAAGGGCGGTCTCACCACGATCCTGGAGAAATCACTTGGCGCGGTGGCCAAGGGTGGCACGGCGCCTTTGACCCAGGTCTACAAATTCGCTGAGCCGGTGACAGAGCGCGGGTTCGTGTTCATGGACAGCCCAGGCTATGACCCCTGTTCGGTGACCGGACAGATTGCCTCGGGCGCCAATCTGGTGGTTTTTACCACCGGGCGCGGATCGGTCTCGGGCTACAAGCCGACACCCTGCATCAAGCTTGCCACCAATTCGGAAATGTACAGCCGGATGTCGGAAGACATGGACCTCAATTGCGGCGACATCGTCAGCGAGGGTGTCAGCCTGGAGGACAAGGGCCGCGAGATTTTCGAGCTGTTTCTCCGCGTGGCTTCCGGCGAGCAAACCAAAAGCGAGGAACTGGGCTTTGGCGGCGCGGAATTCGTCCCCTGGCAGATGGGCGCAGTGATGTAG
- a CDS encoding GMC family oxidoreductase — protein MVAKFELNDDSVVVVIGTGAGGGVVANELAQKGVKVVALEAGGRYLPEDYINDEWESFGQLAWLDARSTSGDWRVAKDFSGLPAWIVKAVGGTTTHWAGASLRFQAHEFKTKTTYGDVQGANLLDWPIDLAEMEPWYEKAETKLGVTRTGDRAGLPGNNNFKVFEAGAKALGYKEVHTGRMAINSADYDDRLACQQTGFCFQGCKWGAKWSAAYTDIPRGEATGNLEVRERAHVLKIEHDDSGKVTGVLYADRDGNQQLQKARIVCVAGNSIESPRLLLNSASAMFPDGLANSSGQVGRNYMRHMTGSVYAVFDKPVKMWRGTTMAGIVQDESRHDPSRGFVGGYELETLALGLPFMAAFLDPGGWGREFTTALDSYENMAGLWIVGEDMPQETNRITLNHDLKDQYGLPAPNVHFDDHPNDKAMRAHAYKQGMAIYDAVGATRTFPTPPYPSTHNLGTNRMSENARDGVVNKWGQTHDIANLFISDGSQFTTGAAENPTLTIVALAIRQADHIAKEMSAGIL, from the coding sequence ATGGTTGCAAAGTTTGAACTGAATGACGATTCGGTCGTCGTTGTCATCGGCACCGGCGCCGGCGGAGGCGTGGTCGCCAATGAACTGGCCCAGAAGGGCGTCAAGGTCGTCGCTCTCGAAGCCGGCGGGCGCTATCTGCCGGAAGACTACATCAATGACGAGTGGGAGAGTTTTGGGCAGTTGGCCTGGCTCGATGCCCGCTCGACCTCCGGCGACTGGCGTGTTGCCAAGGATTTCTCCGGATTACCCGCCTGGATCGTCAAGGCGGTTGGCGGGACCACGACCCACTGGGCCGGCGCCTCGTTGCGCTTTCAGGCCCATGAATTCAAGACCAAGACAACCTATGGCGATGTTCAGGGTGCCAATCTGCTCGACTGGCCGATCGACCTGGCGGAAATGGAACCCTGGTACGAAAAGGCCGAGACCAAGCTCGGCGTGACCCGCACCGGCGATCGTGCCGGTCTTCCCGGCAACAACAATTTCAAAGTGTTTGAAGCCGGCGCGAAGGCTTTGGGATACAAGGAAGTCCATACCGGCCGGATGGCGATCAACTCCGCTGATTATGATGACCGCCTGGCCTGTCAGCAAACCGGTTTCTGCTTCCAGGGATGTAAATGGGGCGCCAAATGGTCGGCGGCCTACACCGACATTCCACGCGGCGAAGCCACCGGCAATCTCGAGGTCCGCGAGCGGGCGCATGTGCTGAAAATCGAGCATGACGACAGCGGCAAGGTGACAGGCGTGCTGTATGCCGACAGGGACGGAAACCAGCAACTGCAAAAGGCGAGAATCGTCTGCGTTGCGGGCAACTCGATCGAAAGCCCGAGGCTGCTTCTCAATTCCGCCTCCGCGATGTTCCCGGACGGACTTGCCAACTCTTCGGGACAGGTTGGACGCAACTACATGCGCCACATGACCGGATCGGTCTATGCCGTCTTTGACAAACCGGTGAAGATGTGGCGCGGAACCACCATGGCCGGAATCGTGCAGGATGAATCCCGTCATGATCCGTCACGGGGCTTTGTCGGCGGCTATGAACTTGAAACCCTGGCACTCGGCCTGCCCTTTATGGCGGCATTCCTAGATCCAGGCGGATGGGGTCGTGAATTCACCACCGCGCTTGACTCCTACGAGAACATGGCCGGGTTGTGGATTGTCGGTGAAGACATGCCGCAGGAAACCAACCGGATCACGCTCAACCATGATCTGAAGGACCAATATGGCCTGCCGGCGCCAAATGTTCATTTCGATGATCATCCTAACGACAAGGCGATGCGCGCCCATGCCTACAAGCAAGGCATGGCAATCTATGATGCGGTTGGCGCCACCCGAACGTTTCCAACCCCGCCCTACCCGTCGACCCACAATCTGGGAACCAACCGGATGTCGGAAAACGCGCGTGACGGCGTCGTCAACAAATGGGGCCAGACCCATGACATCGCCAATCTGTTCATCTCGGACGGATCGCAGTTCACCACCGGTGCCGCGGAAAATCCGACGCTGACAATTGTTGCGCTGGCGATCCGCCAGGCCGACCATATCGCAAAGGAAATGAGCGCCGGAATTCTCTGA
- a CDS encoding twin-arginine translocation pathway signal, whose protein sequence is MTTQSKQQGMTRRQLLSRSIAAGATFVVGPNFIAGINAAWAMETTALKPASMATLIQMARDIYPHDQVADEFYALAVKGYDTVDAAPDIEAGIAALDAAARGKGHASYIDTGWERDRVDILRNIEGSAFFQRIRGGLVTGLYNQKAVWPLFGYEGESYSQGGYIDRGFDDINWI, encoded by the coding sequence ATGACTACTCAATCCAAGCAGCAAGGGATGACCCGCCGTCAGCTCTTGTCGCGATCAATCGCGGCGGGGGCGACATTTGTCGTTGGCCCCAACTTTATCGCCGGGATCAATGCGGCCTGGGCGATGGAAACCACGGCACTCAAGCCAGCCTCGATGGCAACGCTGATCCAGATGGCGCGCGACATCTACCCGCATGACCAGGTGGCCGATGAGTTCTACGCCCTTGCGGTCAAGGGCTACGACACTGTGGATGCTGCGCCGGATATCGAAGCCGGCATTGCGGCACTGGATGCCGCAGCACGCGGCAAGGGGCACGCCTCCTACATCGACACCGGCTGGGAGCGCGATCGCGTCGACATTCTTCGCAATATAGAAGGCAGCGCCTTCTTCCAGCGCATTCGCGGCGGTCTTGTCACCGGCCTCTACAACCAGAAAGCCGTCTGGCCGCTGTTTGGCTATGAGGGTGAGAGTTACAGCCAGGGCGGTTACATCGACCGCGGCTTTGACGACATCAACTGGATTTGA
- a CDS encoding VOC family protein — MAKAIHSMIRVLDEARSVEFYKTAFGLDIADRLDFDNFTLIYLSNSETGFELELTVNKGRTEPYDLGDGYGHLAFSVDDVNSEHARLTKLNLNPRKLVDFAPAGEVIARFFFIADPDGYQIEVLQRAGRYL, encoded by the coding sequence ATGGCCAAGGCCATTCACAGCATGATCCGCGTGCTCGATGAAGCGCGCTCTGTCGAATTTTACAAAACCGCGTTCGGTCTGGACATCGCCGACCGGCTGGATTTCGACAATTTCACCCTCATCTATCTCAGCAATTCTGAGACAGGTTTCGAGCTTGAGTTGACTGTCAACAAAGGCAGGACCGAACCCTATGATCTGGGCGACGGCTATGGGCATCTGGCGTTTTCGGTCGACGACGTCAACAGCGAGCATGCACGTCTGACCAAGCTCAACTTGAACCCGCGCAAACTTGTTGACTTTGCCCCAGCCGGCGAGGTGATTGCGCGTTTCTTCTTCATCGCCGACCCGGACGGGTACCAGATCGAAGTGCTTCAACGCGCCGGACGCTATCTCTAG
- a CDS encoding ribbon-helix-helix domain-containing protein has protein sequence MCKMFAGQDPTRYEQVTRRLRLNGQSTSIRLERTFWGILDELADSQGMTTPVFMSKLHSEVLELHGEPKNFASLLRCCCLVYLENNSMNSDQLIAAE, from the coding sequence ATGTGCAAGATGTTCGCAGGTCAGGACCCGACACGGTATGAGCAGGTCACTCGGCGACTCCGACTCAATGGTCAAAGCACGTCAATTCGTCTTGAACGAACCTTCTGGGGCATTCTGGACGAACTGGCAGATTCCCAGGGCATGACGACCCCGGTGTTCATGTCCAAACTGCATTCTGAAGTGCTGGAACTGCATGGCGAACCGAAAAATTTCGCATCGCTGCTGCGCTGCTGCTGTCTCGTTTACCTAGAGAACAACAGCATGAACAGCGATCAGCTGATCGCTGCGGAGTAA
- a CDS encoding ImuA family protein encodes MDLARLRAATDILQAHNSAQSAHGHSQAVFQASQLALGAAGADRCLEGGLACGGLHELRCALARDIGAGAGFALGLAARASANTHSGAGRIVWVNDPAARGDGGGLFPAGLAQYGLDPSALTLVEPRDLQGAMWAADEAAGCAGLAAMVFHIRGNPARFDITATRRLMLRAREKGVLALVLRQSGEEEATAAVTRWRVQSHVSGVDELDHKRVGAMRLSLTLERNRAGRTGHWLLAWNPKTRVFDHAADHPDIQNAPPAVSLHRLHPSANRQDPAAAMGQVLDHRQDFGRAS; translated from the coding sequence ATGGACCTTGCACGGCTGCGGGCCGCGACAGATATTTTGCAGGCGCACAACAGCGCGCAGTCCGCACACGGCCACTCTCAAGCCGTGTTTCAGGCCTCGCAGCTGGCTCTGGGGGCTGCCGGTGCCGACCGCTGCCTGGAGGGCGGGCTCGCCTGTGGCGGGCTGCATGAGCTGCGCTGTGCTCTTGCCCGCGACATTGGCGCTGGAGCGGGATTTGCGCTCGGGCTTGCGGCGCGCGCATCCGCGAACACGCACAGCGGCGCGGGCAGGATCGTCTGGGTCAATGATCCCGCAGCCCGTGGCGATGGCGGCGGACTGTTTCCCGCGGGCCTCGCCCAGTACGGGCTTGATCCTTCGGCGCTGACGCTTGTCGAACCGCGCGATCTGCAGGGCGCAATGTGGGCGGCTGACGAGGCGGCGGGCTGTGCCGGTCTTGCGGCAATGGTGTTTCACATAAGGGGCAACCCGGCGCGGTTCGACATCACGGCAACGCGGCGGCTGATGCTGCGGGCGCGCGAAAAAGGGGTGCTGGCGCTGGTCCTGCGACAGAGCGGGGAGGAGGAGGCAACGGCGGCAGTGACGCGTTGGCGGGTGCAGTCGCATGTTTCAGGGGTGGATGAACTTGATCACAAGCGCGTGGGGGCAATGCGGCTGTCCCTCACGCTGGAACGAAACCGCGCCGGACGCACCGGCCACTGGCTTTTAGCCTGGAACCCCAAGACCCGAGTGTTTGACCATGCCGCAGACCATCCCGACATCCAAAACGCACCGCCAGCGGTTTCTCTCCATCGCCTTCACCCATCTGCCAACCGACAGGATCCAGCGGCTGCGATGGGGCAAGTCCTGGATCACCGACAGGATTTCGGACGCGCATCCTGA
- a CDS encoding Y-family DNA polymerase: protein MAFTHLPTDRIQRLRWGKSWITDRISDAHPETQPLVVTGTVKNAIRILALDSRARAHGIRKGQSLSDARALVHDLDCHQADADADHAALLRIASWCERYTPLVGLGANPDAERETGVGGDHGLFMDITGCAHLMGGEAALVADLEARLLAQGFHARLCLADTPGAAWAMARHGAARIISEDSHGEAILPLSLSGLRLQPALVASLGRVGLKTIGCITSLPRAPLAARFGAGLMQRLDQALGRETEAISPLMPVAELSTERRFADPVTHHDAVTHVISALAAAMIEPLERRGLGIRRCRLRLFRVDGHVAALEVQTARPLRDARMIERLFAERLAGLHEDLDAGFGFDLIRLDILHADPFEAAQGDMVAGGRASEGHDALVDRLGARLGLDRVQRFVMADTHIPERSFARIQVARLNGGPGNGSGRWSGAHATALAMELLPDQVEPDPLITRPLILFDRPELLSTIAEVPDGPPLRFRWRGVAYEVARAQGPERIACEWWRDGRGARTRDYFRVEDRQGYRFWMFRHGLYGRETNEPAWYMHGLFA, encoded by the coding sequence ATCGCCTTCACCCATCTGCCAACCGACAGGATCCAGCGGCTGCGATGGGGCAAGTCCTGGATCACCGACAGGATTTCGGACGCGCATCCTGAGACGCAGCCTCTCGTCGTTACCGGCACGGTCAAGAACGCCATTCGCATTCTTGCGCTCGACAGCCGTGCTCGCGCACATGGCATCCGCAAGGGGCAGTCGCTCAGCGATGCCCGCGCACTGGTCCACGATCTCGATTGCCATCAGGCCGATGCTGACGCCGATCATGCCGCGTTGCTTCGGATTGCAAGCTGGTGCGAACGTTACACACCACTGGTCGGGCTCGGGGCCAATCCGGATGCGGAGAGGGAGACGGGCGTTGGAGGTGACCATGGCCTGTTCATGGACATCACCGGATGCGCCCATCTCATGGGCGGTGAGGCAGCCCTCGTCGCTGACCTCGAAGCCCGGCTTCTGGCCCAGGGCTTTCACGCAAGGCTGTGCCTGGCCGACACGCCGGGCGCGGCCTGGGCGATGGCGCGCCATGGTGCAGCCAGGATCATTTCCGAGGACAGCCATGGCGAGGCGATCCTGCCTTTGAGCCTGAGTGGCCTGCGGCTTCAACCCGCGCTGGTCGCCTCGCTCGGGCGCGTCGGGCTCAAGACCATCGGCTGCATCACCAGCCTGCCGCGCGCACCGCTCGCCGCCCGCTTCGGCGCCGGGCTGATGCAGCGGCTCGATCAGGCGCTGGGCCGGGAGACGGAAGCCATCTCGCCTCTTATGCCGGTGGCAGAGCTTTCCACCGAGCGCCGTTTCGCCGATCCCGTGACCCATCATGATGCGGTCACTCATGTCATCAGTGCGCTTGCCGCCGCCATGATCGAGCCGCTCGAGCGCCGTGGTCTCGGCATCCGCCGCTGCCGGCTTCGGCTGTTCCGAGTTGATGGCCATGTCGCAGCCCTTGAGGTGCAGACGGCACGGCCTCTGCGCGACGCCCGCATGATCGAGCGATTGTTTGCCGAACGCCTCGCCGGGCTGCATGAGGATCTCGATGCTGGCTTTGGCTTCGACCTGATCCGGCTCGATATCCTGCACGCCGATCCGTTCGAGGCGGCGCAGGGCGATATGGTCGCGGGCGGCAGGGCGAGCGAGGGCCATGACGCACTGGTCGACCGGCTCGGCGCAAGGCTTGGCCTCGACCGGGTGCAACGCTTCGTCATGGCCGACACCCATATCCCCGAGCGCAGCTTCGCCCGCATACAGGTTGCCCGTCTCAACGGCGGTCCGGGAAACGGCTCCGGCCGCTGGTCAGGTGCCCATGCCACCGCGCTGGCCATGGAGCTGCTGCCCGATCAGGTGGAGCCCGATCCGCTCATCACCCGGCCGCTGATCCTGTTTGACCGGCCCGAACTGCTCAGCACCATCGCCGAGGTCCCCGATGGCCCGCCGCTCAGGTTCCGCTGGCGTGGCGTGGCCTATGAGGTGGCGCGCGCCCAAGGGCCCGAGCGTATCGCCTGCGAATGGTGGCGCGACGGGCGCGGTGCGCGCACCCGCGATTACTTCCGTGTCGAGGACCGTCAGGGCTACCGGTTCTGGATGTTCCGGCACGGGCTTTACGGGCGCGAAACCAATGAACCAGCCTGGTACATGCACGGGCTGTTTGCATGA